A single Venturia canescens isolate UGA chromosome 1, ASM1945775v1, whole genome shotgun sequence DNA region contains:
- the LOC122419041 gene encoding transmembrane protease serine 9-like — translation MTKHIETMAFSYILAFFACIYTAHALPRVDSVDTDENLGVSDPSGRNGGFIEKLSFIGVPSRTFAKRPRVCRDCVCGIGRKTRIVGGNFTTIYEYPWMVGVLKQGQFHCGGSLITRNHVLTAAHCLNGYDRKTFELHLGDHDITKRTANVYRRRVKSWIIHDSFNPYNLDNDIAILEMDQPVNLDGVVRSACLPENSAIDYAGSMATAIGWGRVKEGAEVSKVLRDVSVPVLSDEECDDSGYPKTRRTENMFCAGYLEGVKDACSGDSGGPLLVRSPGGHLEVIGITSYGRGCARPRYPGVYTKLTNYLGWMQDQLKTDCVCPPPNRTVMVMKMKMFSDRGKILALFVLSVLKTQAYLTNYENDSSDYEKSYPIVNNRTSRFLFDELFGIDVTGGGESSDGDDVQKLRNCSCECGVFSQENRIVGGRPSPPHKYPWVARLVYDGRFHCGASLVTNDYVITAAHCLRRLKRSKIRVILGDHDQYVTTDGAAIMRAVSAVIRHRNFDMNSYNHDVALLKLRKPVKFTKTVKPICLPVHGSDPAGKEGTVVGWGRTTEGGMLPGVVHEVKVPILSLQQCRQMKYRANRITSNMICAGHGTRDSCQGDSGGPLLVQEGDKLELAGIVSWGVGCGRPGYPGVYTRVTRYLNWIKANMNDTCLCVK, via the exons ATGACGAAGCACATTGAAACCATGGCATTTTCATACATCCTTGCATTTTTCGCATGTATTTACACCGCCCACGCTCTACCGCGAGTG GACTCCGTAGACACCGATGAAAATTTGGGAGTCTCCGACCCGAGTGGGAGAAACGGgggtttcattgaaaaattgtccttCATCGGGGTTCCGTCGAGAACGTTTGCCAAAAGACCACGAGTTTGTCGTGATTGtg TCTGTGGGATTGGACGAAAGACGCGCATAGTGGGTGGAAATTTTACCACGATATACGAATATCCATGGATGGTCGGAGTGTTGAAGCAGGGTCAGTTTCACTGCGGCGGTAGTTTGATAACGCGCAATCACGTGTTAACCGCTGCTCATTGCCTGAACGG ATATGACAGAAAGACTTTCGAGCTTCATTTGGGCGATCACGATATCACGAAACGCACCGCAAATGTCTATCGCAGACGGGTCAAATCTTGGATCATTCACGACAGCTTCAATCCTTACAATCTCGACAATGACATTGCCATTCTCGAAATGGACCAGCCCGTGAATCTGGACGGTGTAGTTCGCTCTGCTTGTCTCCCTGAGAACA GTGCTATTGACTACGCCGGCTCGATGGCAACGGCGATTGGATGGGGTAGAGTAAAGGAAGGAGCCGAAGTCAGTAAAGTATTGCGAGACGTTAGCGTGCCAGTACTTTCGGACGAGGAATGCGACGACTCTGGATATCCGAAAACACGAAGAACCGAGAACATGTTTTGCGCCGGTTATCTCGAAGGTGTTAAGGATGCTTGTTCC GGTGACAGCGGCGGCCCGCTCCTCGTTCGATCACCAGGAGGACATCTCGAGGTTATTG GGATCACATCATATGGTCGTGGGTGCGCAAGACCCAGGTATCCCGGTGTATACACCAAATTGACAAACTATCTCGGATGGATGCAAGATCAATTGAAAACTGATTGCGTATGTCCGCCACCCAATCGAACCGT AATggtgatgaaaatgaaaatgttttcggatcgaggaaaaatattgGCTTTGTTCGTTTTGAGTGTATTGAAAACGCAAGCTTATCTCACGAATTATGAAAATGACTCGTCCGATTACGAAAAATCCTAC CCAATCGTCAACAATCGAACTTCGCGATTCCTCTTCGATGAGCTCTTCGGCATTGACGTCACAGGCGGAGGGGAATCCAGCGACGGCGACGACGTGCAAAAGCTTCGCAATTGTAGCTGCG AGTGCGGTGTCTTCAGCCAGGAGAATCGAATCGTTGGCGGTCGCCCATCTCCGCCTCACAAATACCCATGGGTTGCTCGGCTGGTCTACGACGGTCGTTTCCACTGCGGAGCAAGTCTCGTGACAAACGACTACGTTATAACGGCCGCTCATTGCTTGAGAAG GCTAAAACGCTCGAAAATCCGAGTTATTCTCGGAGATCACGATCAATACGTCACCACTGACGGTGCTGCCATCATGAGAGCCGTCAGTGCAGTCATCCGTCATCGCAATTTCGACATGAATTCCTACAACCACGATGTGGCGTTACTCAAACTCCGGAAACCTGTGAAATTTACGAAAACTGTGAAGCCCATTTGTCTACCAGTCCATG GCTCAGATCCGGCAGGAAAAGAAGGCACGGTGGTCGGTTGGGGACGGACCACCGAAGGCGGAATGTTACCGGGCGTAGTGCACGAGGTCAAAGTGCCGATACTCAGCTTGCAACAGTGTCGACAGATGAAATATCGTGCAAATCGAATTACGAGTAACATGATATGTGCCGGACACGGAACGCGAGATTCTTGTCAGGGCGACAGTGGAGGACCACTCCTGGTACAAGAGGGCGACAAACTCGAACTCGCAG gaatTGTTTCATGGGGCGTTGGATGCGGCCGGCCCGGCTACCCCGGAGTTTACACTCGCGTCACAAGATACCTCAATTGGATTAAGGCGAACATGAATGACACGTGTCTTTgcgtcaaatga